One window from the genome of Nicotiana sylvestris chromosome 9, ASM39365v2, whole genome shotgun sequence encodes:
- the LOC104230052 gene encoding F-box/LRR-repeat protein 17-like isoform X2 — MQIPHPHPSTPISDAFVHKRGKKRGSYNCGRCGQPKKGHVCHISKDLNDTNPTEVPTPLPSESKSFVLPSPLSVIRPQQLPPPPHQPLPQLRRALSFDDVDVSDDESPGSDDDDVECLDLENELDLGGSGKLPASALWEVLKRLPPSALLSAAKVCKGWRDVSRRIWKSAEELRLGVPLKAQIGLVGSVLQKCPGLVKLSLRMESDVDATMLACIAFSCPNLDSMEILTSDTSVNRITGDELGRFVADRRCLTNLKMEGCSNLGPFTLFSTSLSTLCLSDLFCHSKMVFNCPNLKEISLDFSRQEKDSTDLTAMVDGLGRSCPRLQNIHVASVRLTHAVVLALTAANLRGLRMLSLVLGSEITDASVAAIASSYSRLELLDLSGSSISDSGIGMICNIFPETLSKLLLALCPNISSSGIQFAAAQLPNLEIMDCGMTICDPDLDSPTTQENDNGELQRTPISKLHLIYQKLIIKHSRLKKLSLWGCSGLDALYLNCPELNDLNLNSCTNLNPERLLLQCPNLESVHASCCQDTLVETLQNQVCGDFMAGDNHFPSKRLPDGSKRIRVPHLFSPLPFDDEKRKRRISKQRGEVLVY, encoded by the exons ATGCAAATCCCCCATCCGCACCCCTCCACCCCTATCTCCGACGCCTTCGTCCACAAGCGCGGCAAAAAACGCGGTAGCTACAACTGCGGCCGATGTGGGCAACCCAAGAAAGGCCACGTTTGCCATATCTCTAAGGACCTTAATGATACTAATCCTACTGAAGTTCCTACTCCCCTGCCTAGCGAATCCAAATCCTTTGTTCTCCCTTCTCCGCTCTCTGTTATTCGTCCTCAGCAACTTCCGCCCCCGCCACATCAGCCACTTCCCCAGCTCCGGCGAGCGCTTTCTTTCGATGACGTCGATGTCAGCGATGATGAGTCGCCTGGATCGGATGATGATGACGTGGAATGTTTGGATCTGGAAAATGAGTTGGATTTAGGTGGGTCCGGGAAGTTACCAGCGAGTGCTTTGTGGGAAGTGCTTAAGAGATTGCCTCCATCAGCGCTGCTTTCTGCGGCGAAGGTGTGCAAGGGTTGGAGGGATGTTTCTAGAAGGATCTGGAAGTCGGCTGAGGAGCTTCGACTTGGAGTTCCTCTGAAAGCTCAGATTGGGCTTGTTGGATCGGTGTTGCAGAAGTGTCCTGGACTTGTTAAGCTTTCACTTAGAATGGAAAG TGATGTGGATGCAACAATGCTGGCCTGCATTGCATTTTCCTGCCCTAATCTGGATTCAATGGAGATCCTTACTTCAGATACCTCAGTTAATCGGATCACAGG GGATGAATTAGGCCGTTTTGTTGCTGACAGAAGGTGCCTTACCAATCTCAAGATGGAAGGCTGTTCAAATCTTGGGCCCTTTACTCTTTTTTCAACCAGCCTTTCCACTCTTTGCCTTTCGGATCTCTTTTGTCACTCCAAGATG GTCTTCAACTGCCCCAATTTAAAGGAGATTTCCCTGGATTTTTCTCGCCAAGAGAAGGATAGCACTGATCTTACTGCTATGGTAGATGGTCTTGGAAGGAGCTGCCCAAGACTACAGAACATTCATGTTGCTTCTGTTCGGCTTACACATGCTGTTGTGCTTGCTCTAACAGCAGCAAATTTAAG GGGATTACGAATGCTTTCCCTTGTACTAGGGTCAGAAATAACTGATGCATCTGTTGCTGCTATTGCTTCGAGCTACTCAAGGCTTGAGTTACTTGATTTGAGTGG GTCTAGTATTAGTGATAGTGGCATTGGGATGATATGCAATATATTTCCAGAGACATTGTCTAAACTTCTCCTTGCTCTTTGTCCAAATATCAGTTCAA GTGGCATTCAATTTGCTGCAGCTCAGTTGCCTAATCTAGAGATAATGGACTGTGGAATGACTATATGTGATCCAGATTTAGACAGTCCAACAACTCAGGAAAACGATAATGGCGAGTTACAAAGAACACCGATTAGTAAATTACACCTTATATACCAGAAACTGATTATCAAACACAGCCGCTTAAAGAAACTCAGCTTATGGGGTTGCTCTGGCTTAGAT GCATTGTATCTAAATTGCCCAGAACTTAATGATTTGAACCTGAACTCTTGTACAAACTTGAATCCAG AAAGATTGCTACTTCAATGCCCCAATCTGGAAAGTGTGCATGCATCATGCTGTCAAGACACATTGGTTGAAACTCTTCAGAATCAG GTTTGTGGTGATTTTATGGCTGGAGACAATCACTTTCCATCCAAACGTCTTCCTGATGGCTCAAAAAGGATCAGAGTTCCTCATTTATTCAGCCCCCTG CCATTTGATGATGAGAAGAGAAAGAGAAGGATTTCAAAGCAACGGGGTGAGGTGCTTGTTTATTAG
- the LOC104230052 gene encoding F-box/LRR-repeat protein 17-like isoform X1 gives MQIPHPHPSTPISDAFVHKRGKKRGSYNCGRCGQPKKGHVCHISKDLNDTNPTEVPTPLPSESKSFVLPSPLSVIRPQQLPPPPHQPLPQLRRALSFDDVDVSDDESPGSDDDDVECLDLENELDLGGSGKLPASALWEVLKRLPPSALLSAAKVCKGWRDVSRRIWKSAEELRLGVPLKAQIGLVGSVLQKCPGLVKLSLRMESDVDATMLACIAFSCPNLDSMEILTSDTSVNRITGDELGRFVADRRCLTNLKMEGCSNLGPFTLFSTSLSTLCLSDLFCHSKMVFNCPNLKEISLDFSRQEKDSTDLTAMVDGLGRSCPRLQNIHVASVRLTHAVVLALTAANLRGLRMLSLVLGSEITDASVAAIASSYSRLELLDLSGSSISDSGIGMICNIFPETLSKLLLALCPNISSSGIQFAAAQLPNLEIMDCGMTICDPDLDSPTTQENDNGELQRTPISKLHLIYQKLIIKHSRLKKLSLWGCSGLDALYLNCPELNDLNLNSCTNLNPERLLLQCPNLESVHASCCQDTLVETLQNQVCGDFMAGDNHFPSKRLPDGSKRIRVPHLFSPLVIPKSLHHYKLITQLHKDICLYSSHFC, from the exons ATGCAAATCCCCCATCCGCACCCCTCCACCCCTATCTCCGACGCCTTCGTCCACAAGCGCGGCAAAAAACGCGGTAGCTACAACTGCGGCCGATGTGGGCAACCCAAGAAAGGCCACGTTTGCCATATCTCTAAGGACCTTAATGATACTAATCCTACTGAAGTTCCTACTCCCCTGCCTAGCGAATCCAAATCCTTTGTTCTCCCTTCTCCGCTCTCTGTTATTCGTCCTCAGCAACTTCCGCCCCCGCCACATCAGCCACTTCCCCAGCTCCGGCGAGCGCTTTCTTTCGATGACGTCGATGTCAGCGATGATGAGTCGCCTGGATCGGATGATGATGACGTGGAATGTTTGGATCTGGAAAATGAGTTGGATTTAGGTGGGTCCGGGAAGTTACCAGCGAGTGCTTTGTGGGAAGTGCTTAAGAGATTGCCTCCATCAGCGCTGCTTTCTGCGGCGAAGGTGTGCAAGGGTTGGAGGGATGTTTCTAGAAGGATCTGGAAGTCGGCTGAGGAGCTTCGACTTGGAGTTCCTCTGAAAGCTCAGATTGGGCTTGTTGGATCGGTGTTGCAGAAGTGTCCTGGACTTGTTAAGCTTTCACTTAGAATGGAAAG TGATGTGGATGCAACAATGCTGGCCTGCATTGCATTTTCCTGCCCTAATCTGGATTCAATGGAGATCCTTACTTCAGATACCTCAGTTAATCGGATCACAGG GGATGAATTAGGCCGTTTTGTTGCTGACAGAAGGTGCCTTACCAATCTCAAGATGGAAGGCTGTTCAAATCTTGGGCCCTTTACTCTTTTTTCAACCAGCCTTTCCACTCTTTGCCTTTCGGATCTCTTTTGTCACTCCAAGATG GTCTTCAACTGCCCCAATTTAAAGGAGATTTCCCTGGATTTTTCTCGCCAAGAGAAGGATAGCACTGATCTTACTGCTATGGTAGATGGTCTTGGAAGGAGCTGCCCAAGACTACAGAACATTCATGTTGCTTCTGTTCGGCTTACACATGCTGTTGTGCTTGCTCTAACAGCAGCAAATTTAAG GGGATTACGAATGCTTTCCCTTGTACTAGGGTCAGAAATAACTGATGCATCTGTTGCTGCTATTGCTTCGAGCTACTCAAGGCTTGAGTTACTTGATTTGAGTGG GTCTAGTATTAGTGATAGTGGCATTGGGATGATATGCAATATATTTCCAGAGACATTGTCTAAACTTCTCCTTGCTCTTTGTCCAAATATCAGTTCAA GTGGCATTCAATTTGCTGCAGCTCAGTTGCCTAATCTAGAGATAATGGACTGTGGAATGACTATATGTGATCCAGATTTAGACAGTCCAACAACTCAGGAAAACGATAATGGCGAGTTACAAAGAACACCGATTAGTAAATTACACCTTATATACCAGAAACTGATTATCAAACACAGCCGCTTAAAGAAACTCAGCTTATGGGGTTGCTCTGGCTTAGAT GCATTGTATCTAAATTGCCCAGAACTTAATGATTTGAACCTGAACTCTTGTACAAACTTGAATCCAG AAAGATTGCTACTTCAATGCCCCAATCTGGAAAGTGTGCATGCATCATGCTGTCAAGACACATTGGTTGAAACTCTTCAGAATCAG GTTTGTGGTGATTTTATGGCTGGAGACAATCACTTTCCATCCAAACGTCTTCCTGATGGCTCAAAAAGGATCAGAGTTCCTCATTTATTCAGCCCCCTGGTAATACCAAAGAGCCTGCATCACTACAAGCTGATCACACAACTACATAAGGACATTTGCTTATATTCTAGCCATTTCTGTTAA